From a region of the uncultured Desulfovibrio sp. genome:
- a CDS encoding succinate dehydrogenase/fumarate reductase transmembrane subunit gives MALSRSPVDDRTRLDFWQAASGAVLALFVCVHLVLEGTVVLSPALTNGIAWLLEVTMLAQVAAPVIMLLILFHFYIAARKMPFRANELGVFVQHSKGLKEVDTWLWLVQVFTAIVILAGAFYHIYGVMTDLPINVAGSAKRLHSGWLAFYVFFLPCVILHTGIGVYRLAVKFGVCVKATRPAWRKWTWIVMGCYLLLGAAALTRVWFLG, from the coding sequence ATGGCCTTGAGCAGATCCCCTGTCGATGACCGAACCCGCCTTGATTTCTGGCAAGCGGCTTCTGGCGCGGTGCTGGCGCTTTTTGTGTGCGTGCATCTCGTGCTGGAAGGGACGGTCGTCCTTAGCCCCGCACTGACCAACGGTATTGCATGGTTGCTTGAAGTAACCATGCTTGCACAGGTGGCGGCCCCCGTCATCATGCTGCTAATCCTGTTCCATTTTTACATTGCAGCCCGCAAAATGCCCTTCCGCGCCAATGAGCTTGGCGTGTTTGTGCAGCACAGCAAGGGCCTCAAGGAAGTGGATACGTGGCTGTGGCTGGTGCAGGTTTTTACGGCCATCGTTATTCTGGCAGGCGCTTTCTACCACATTTACGGCGTCATGACCGACCTGCCCATCAATGTGGCGGGCAGCGCCAAACGCCTGCACTCGGGCTGGCTGGCCTTCTACGTGTTCTTTCTACCTTGCGTCATTCTGCATACGGGCATTGGCGTGTACCGCCTGGCCGTCAAGTTCGGCGTGTGCGTCAAGGCCACGCGCCCGGCGTGGCGCAAGTGGACCTGGATTGTCATGGGCTGTTATCTTCTGCTCGGCGCGGCGGCTCTGACCCGCGTGTGGTTCTTGGGATAG
- a CDS encoding fumarate reductase flavoprotein subunit produces MRVFESDVLCIGAGLAGERVAVEAAQAGFSVICLSLVPPKRSHSSAAMGGMQAALGNSIMGEGDCPEVHFNDTVKGSDWGCDQEVARLFAETGPIAMREMAWMGVPWSRVVPGEHTYYKGGKPFQATEKKENEGLIHSRAFGGTAKWRTCYTSDGTGHAVLFTLDNRLLQLGVDVHDRMQAEALIHDGQRCMGCVARDLRTGELVGYFAKGTLIATGGYGRIYRATTNAIICDGGGQITALETGVVPLGNMEAVQFHPTGTVPTDILVTEGCRGDGGTLLDVNEYRFMPDYEPEKAELASRDVVSRRMTEHMRKGLGVQSPYGEHLWLDIRHLGEKHITTNLREVYDISTHFLGVNPIHQLIPVRPTHHYSMGGVRINKDGHAYGLEGLFSAGEAACWDMHGFNRLGGNSLAETIVSGRIVGAKLVEFLKGYETVFSTQAMKDAATKVKERISALMRGTGDDCYTLRNAMQDIMMEHVGIFRNGKDLEAGVAKLQELLERTKNMRLASGNIPGPNAELSMALRVPGMLKLALCTAYGALMRTESRGAHAREDYPERNDKEWLNRTLAYWKEGDTLPTLKYEPATPFYILPPGDRGYGGGKIITADISPEKIVPYAQQG; encoded by the coding sequence ATGCGAGTTTTTGAAAGCGATGTTCTTTGCATAGGCGCCGGCCTGGCTGGGGAACGCGTTGCCGTGGAAGCGGCGCAGGCGGGTTTCAGCGTTATCTGTCTTTCACTGGTGCCGCCCAAGCGGTCGCACTCATCAGCCGCCATGGGCGGCATGCAGGCGGCGCTGGGCAACTCCATCATGGGCGAGGGCGACTGCCCCGAGGTGCACTTCAACGATACGGTCAAGGGTTCCGACTGGGGCTGCGACCAGGAAGTAGCCCGCCTGTTCGCCGAGACAGGCCCCATCGCCATGCGCGAAATGGCCTGGATGGGCGTGCCCTGGAGCCGCGTTGTGCCCGGCGAACACACCTACTACAAAGGCGGCAAGCCCTTTCAGGCAACGGAAAAAAAGGAAAACGAGGGGCTGATTCACTCACGCGCCTTTGGCGGCACGGCCAAGTGGCGCACCTGTTACACCTCTGACGGCACAGGCCACGCCGTGCTGTTCACCCTTGATAACCGTCTGCTGCAACTGGGCGTTGACGTGCATGACCGCATGCAGGCCGAGGCTCTGATCCACGATGGACAGCGCTGCATGGGCTGCGTTGCCCGCGACCTGCGCACCGGCGAACTGGTGGGTTATTTCGCCAAGGGCACGCTTATCGCCACGGGCGGTTATGGCCGTATTTACCGGGCCACAACCAATGCCATCATCTGCGACGGCGGCGGCCAGATCACGGCCCTTGAAACGGGCGTTGTGCCTCTGGGCAATATGGAAGCCGTGCAGTTTCACCCCACAGGCACCGTGCCCACGGACATTCTGGTCACAGAAGGCTGCCGCGGCGACGGCGGCACTTTGCTGGACGTGAACGAATACCGCTTTATGCCCGATTATGAGCCGGAAAAGGCCGAGCTTGCCTCGCGCGACGTGGTGTCACGCCGCATGACCGAGCACATGCGCAAGGGCCTTGGCGTACAAAGCCCCTATGGTGAGCACTTGTGGCTGGATATCCGCCATCTGGGCGAAAAGCACATCACCACAAACCTGCGCGAAGTGTATGACATCTCAACGCACTTCCTGGGCGTAAACCCCATCCACCAGCTTATTCCTGTGAGGCCCACTCACCACTACAGCATGGGCGGCGTGCGCATCAACAAGGACGGTCACGCCTATGGGCTGGAAGGGCTGTTCTCCGCTGGCGAGGCGGCCTGCTGGGACATGCACGGCTTCAACCGTCTTGGCGGCAATTCACTGGCAGAAACCATTGTTTCCGGCCGCATTGTCGGCGCAAAACTGGTGGAATTCCTCAAAGGTTACGAAACTGTTTTCTCCACCCAGGCAATGAAGGATGCCGCCACCAAGGTCAAGGAGCGCATCTCTGCCCTGATGCGCGGTACCGGCGATGATTGTTACACCCTGCGCAACGCCATGCAGGACATCATGATGGAGCATGTGGGTATTTTCCGTAACGGCAAGGATCTGGAAGCAGGCGTTGCCAAGTTGCAGGAACTGCTGGAGCGCACAAAGAACATGCGCCTTGCCAGCGGCAACATCCCCGGCCCCAATGCAGAGCTTTCCATGGCCCTGCGCGTACCGGGCATGCTCAAACTGGCCCTGTGCACGGCTTACGGCGCGCTGATGCGTACAGAAAGCCGAGGCGCGCATGCCCGCGAGGATTACCCCGAGCGCAACGACAAGGAATGGCTCAACCGTACCCTGGCCTACTGGAAGGAAGGCGACACCCTGCCCACCCTCAAGTACGAACCGGCAACGCCGTTCTATATTCTGCCCCCCGGCGACCGTGGATACGGCGGCGGCAAGATCATAACCGCCGACATCAGCCCGGAAAAAATCGTACCGTACGCACAACAGGGGTAA
- a CDS encoding fumarate reductase iron-sulfur subunit — translation MGRNLTFEIFRYNPLDPLSHPHMQTFQLEEHNSMTLFIALNMIRETQDASLQFDFCCRAGICGSCGMVINGRPGLACHTQTSDLPSHITLHPLPVFKLLGDLSVDTGTWFRNVGAKIESWIHTTKEFDPKAQEERMDNELATQIFELDRCIECGCCVAACGTARMREDFIGATAINRMARFYIDPRDNRTPADYYELIGDDSGVFGCMGLLACDNVCPKQLPLQDQLGIMRRMVTMESVRGILPEFIRNKLQGCGCGCSK, via the coding sequence ATGGGACGCAATCTGACGTTTGAAATATTCCGTTACAATCCGCTGGATCCGCTCTCGCATCCCCATATGCAGACATTCCAGCTTGAAGAACACAACAGCATGACGCTGTTTATTGCGCTGAACATGATCCGCGAAACGCAGGACGCCTCCTTGCAGTTCGACTTTTGTTGCCGCGCCGGCATCTGCGGTTCGTGCGGCATGGTCATCAACGGGCGGCCCGGTCTGGCCTGCCACACGCAGACAAGCGACCTGCCAAGCCACATCACCCTGCATCCCCTGCCGGTCTTCAAGCTTTTGGGCGACCTCTCGGTGGATACGGGTACGTGGTTTCGCAATGTGGGAGCCAAGATCGAATCGTGGATACACACCACAAAAGAGTTTGACCCCAAGGCGCAGGAAGAGCGCATGGATAATGAACTGGCCACCCAGATATTCGAACTTGACCGCTGCATTGAGTGCGGCTGCTGCGTGGCGGCCTGCGGCACGGCCCGCATGCGCGAGGACTTTATTGGCGCAACGGCCATCAACCGTATGGCGCGTTTCTACATTGACCCGCGCGACAACCGCACCCCTGCGGACTATTATGAACTGATCGGCGATGACAGCGGCGTATTTGGCTGCATGGGCCTGCTGGCCTGCGACAATGTATGCCCCAAGCAACTGCCGCTTCAGGATCAACTGGGCATCATGCGCCGCATGGTGACCATGGAGTCTGTGCGCGGTATTTTGCCTGAATTTATACGTAACAAATTGCAGGGCTGTGGATGCGGCTGTTCCAAATAA
- a CDS encoding CBS and ACT domain-containing protein, with product MLVLDWMQSKVVSIPPTATLLQSRKLFKEHKINRLPVVDSNNVVVGLISSSDVRSFAPNKSTGLEIIELLEIMSETKVRDVMVVDPVTITYKSTIEQAAKRMIDKHVACLPVVNDEEKLVGIITGWDVFKALLDISGAEQPGVEVGFVVPYQPGTLRELLDRLKAHGMSIISVLSSASNDGMRQVKIRFKGPDAMSQNIALEQFRDHPGLRYWAREDEFYLKSNVNLG from the coding sequence ATGCTAGTACTCGACTGGATGCAATCCAAGGTAGTATCCATTCCGCCGACCGCAACCCTGCTCCAGAGCCGAAAGCTGTTCAAGGAACACAAGATAAACCGACTCCCTGTGGTTGATTCCAACAATGTCGTTGTTGGGCTTATCTCGTCCTCCGATGTCCGCAGCTTTGCTCCCAACAAGTCCACGGGGCTCGAAATTATTGAGCTTCTGGAAATCATGAGCGAAACTAAAGTCAGGGATGTCATGGTGGTAGACCCGGTGACCATCACGTACAAAAGCACGATTGAGCAGGCTGCCAAAAGGATGATCGACAAGCATGTTGCCTGCCTGCCCGTAGTGAACGACGAGGAAAAACTGGTGGGCATCATCACCGGATGGGATGTGTTCAAGGCCTTGCTCGACATAAGCGGCGCAGAACAACCCGGCGTTGAGGTGGGCTTTGTGGTCCCCTATCAGCCAGGCACTCTGCGCGAACTGCTCGACAGGCTCAAGGCGCATGGCATGAGCATTATTTCTGTCTTGTCGTCGGCTTCAAACGATGGCATGCGTCAGGTCAAGATACGTTTCAAAGGCCCCGATGCCATGTCGCAAAATATTGCGCTTGAGCAGTTCCGCGACCATCCCGGCCTGCGTTACTGGGCGCGCGAGGACGAATTCTACCTTAAGTCCAACGTGAATCTGGGCTAA
- a CDS encoding sensor domain-containing diguanylate cyclase gives MHKNYAFRTNFIICLIIVIGFSVTSVIGYRSNVDTLKKEAESVTRLASEGMMYQIDAIFAQSIHISLTMAHDSFLINFLSQEKENLKNPAYTLNIREYLAAYRKKYNYDSVFLVSMQTDRYYNFSGVDRIVDHSNPENKWVREFIASNQEYSLNIDNDKAAHDTITVFVNCAVKNKNNETVGIVGVGFTVTSIQAMLIKYEQQFAVKSYLVNANGAIQISSSAQGISAEDIYSAQTFAAVKNTLKKNSTEISDSWYSGHGTDGYAVTRYLPAPDLFLITDKNTSEIIRQIRTKYYTGAIVVGFTMIIVIFIVTAIIRRYKNKIISLTIAEELKYHAILQNATSHIYDSIVEFDITNDVACGEGTKKFMQQLGLKPSTSYSTMLQTIVAKHILPEHVNLYLKTFSPESIRTALQEQRNKLSCDFQCMQSNGQYIWFRETGYILRWAENDSIHIVICRQNIDQDKRQELSLQDMAQKDGLTGLYNKMTTEVLIDRHLTEHQCDAGALAMIMLDIDNFKELNDSLGHVAGDRIIQEFAQSLRAAFAPSDLVGRIGGDEFIVLTCQQSIEALTTKLEELCNRIRHTTYGGEGQHHLAASMGVALFPLHGKNFSELYASADAALYRAKQKGKDTYTFFETAPLA, from the coding sequence ATGCACAAGAACTACGCCTTCCGTACCAATTTCATAATCTGCCTGATTATTGTTATCGGCTTTTCTGTCACGTCTGTAATAGGCTACCGTTCCAATGTGGACACCCTGAAAAAAGAAGCGGAAAGCGTGACGCGCCTGGCCTCAGAAGGCATGATGTATCAGATTGACGCCATTTTTGCCCAATCCATACATATTTCGCTGACAATGGCGCACGACAGTTTTTTGATAAATTTTCTCTCGCAGGAAAAGGAAAACCTGAAAAACCCGGCGTATACGCTGAACATCAGGGAATACCTTGCTGCCTACAGAAAAAAATACAATTATGATTCTGTCTTTCTTGTTTCCATGCAGACAGACCGTTACTACAATTTTTCTGGTGTTGACCGCATTGTTGACCATTCTAATCCTGAGAACAAATGGGTACGGGAATTTATTGCAAGCAATCAGGAATATTCACTCAATATTGATAACGACAAAGCTGCGCACGATACCATTACTGTATTTGTAAACTGTGCTGTTAAAAACAAGAATAATGAAACCGTGGGGATAGTGGGGGTTGGCTTTACTGTAACCTCCATTCAGGCCATGCTTATCAAGTATGAGCAGCAATTTGCGGTTAAATCATATCTTGTGAACGCCAATGGAGCCATCCAGATATCTTCATCCGCGCAGGGCATATCTGCCGAAGATATTTATTCCGCACAGACCTTTGCCGCAGTAAAAAATACCCTGAAAAAGAACAGCACAGAAATTTCAGACTCATGGTATTCTGGCCATGGCACCGACGGCTATGCTGTCACGCGCTACCTTCCAGCCCCTGATCTTTTCCTCATTACAGACAAAAACACTTCTGAGATAATCAGACAGATCAGAACAAAATACTACACTGGTGCTATTGTTGTTGGCTTTACAATGATAATTGTCATTTTTATTGTAACAGCAATAATACGTAGATATAAAAACAAGATAATTTCCCTCACCATTGCGGAAGAATTGAAGTATCACGCCATACTTCAAAACGCCACATCGCACATTTATGACAGCATTGTTGAATTTGACATAACCAATGATGTTGCCTGCGGCGAGGGCACAAAAAAGTTTATGCAGCAGTTGGGCCTCAAGCCAAGCACATCATACAGCACAATGCTGCAAACCATTGTGGCAAAGCATATCCTGCCCGAGCATGTGAACCTGTACCTGAAAACCTTCAGCCCGGAATCCATACGCACAGCCCTGCAGGAGCAGCGTAACAAGCTGAGTTGCGATTTCCAGTGCATGCAGAGCAACGGTCAGTACATCTGGTTCAGGGAAACCGGCTATATTTTGCGCTGGGCAGAGAATGATTCCATCCACATTGTCATTTGCCGCCAGAACATTGACCAAGACAAAAGGCAGGAACTCAGCCTTCAGGATATGGCCCAAAAGGACGGCCTAACTGGTCTTTACAACAAAATGACCACAGAAGTGCTTATTGACAGACACCTGACGGAACATCAGTGCGACGCCGGCGCGCTTGCCATGATTATGCTTGATATAGACAACTTCAAGGAACTCAACGACTCGCTGGGCCATGTTGCGGGCGACAGAATAATTCAGGAGTTTGCCCAGAGTCTGCGGGCGGCCTTTGCGCCCAGTGATCTGGTGGGCCGCATCGGCGGCGATGAATTTATTGTTCTTACATGCCAGCAAAGCATTGAGGCCTTGACCACAAAGCTTGAAGAACTCTGCAACCGCATCCGCCATACCACCTACGGAGGCGAGGGGCAGCACCACCTTGCCGCAAGCATGGGCGTGGCGCTCTTTCCCCTGCATGGCAAAAACTTCAGCGAGCTGTATGCAAGTGCAGATGCAGCCCTGTACCGCGCCAAGCAGAAGGGCAAGGACACGTATACCTTTTTTGAAACCGCGCCTTTGGCATAA
- a CDS encoding LysR family transcriptional regulator, giving the protein MKETVINGEQMEVSDLRTFMAVMETGSISHAAKALHRVPSGVTARIMLMEEELGIQLFLREKKRLLPTARGQTLYTYARRITALMDEAELCVKGMEPGGRLRIGALESAAAARLPEVLARLHAEYPGIELELVIGTSSSLYGDILENRLDAVFVVDAPSDERLERMEAFTERLVLIATREHPPIHTPDDIGRKAVLAFQGGCAYRNRLVNWFRAYGWEPQHIVELASYHAIVGGVIAGMGVGVVPASVLELCRTNGMLSVHTLEHPLCDAVTELVWRKGMASANVAAVCRCLTRCEQKTAAISAG; this is encoded by the coding sequence ATGAAAGAAACAGTCATAAATGGTGAACAAATGGAAGTGTCAGACCTGCGCACATTCATGGCCGTCATGGAAACCGGCAGCATAAGCCACGCCGCCAAGGCTTTGCACCGGGTGCCCTCGGGCGTTACCGCCCGCATCATGCTGATGGAAGAAGAACTGGGCATCCAGCTGTTTTTACGGGAAAAAAAGCGCTTGCTGCCCACTGCGAGGGGGCAGACGCTTTACACCTATGCCCGCCGGATAACCGCGCTGATGGATGAAGCCGAGCTGTGCGTGAAGGGTATGGAGCCGGGCGGCAGGCTACGCATTGGCGCACTGGAAAGTGCGGCTGCGGCACGTTTGCCCGAAGTTCTGGCCCGCCTGCACGCGGAATATCCCGGCATTGAGCTTGAGCTTGTGATAGGTACCAGCAGTTCCCTGTACGGGGATATTCTGGAAAACAGGCTGGATGCGGTATTTGTGGTTGATGCGCCCAGCGATGAACGGCTGGAAAGGATGGAGGCCTTTACTGAGCGGTTGGTGCTGATTGCCACCAGGGAGCATCCGCCCATCCATACGCCGGACGACATAGGGCGCAAGGCCGTGTTGGCTTTTCAGGGAGGGTGCGCCTACCGGAACAGGCTGGTGAACTGGTTTCGGGCCTACGGGTGGGAACCGCAGCATATCGTTGAGCTGGCTTCGTACCACGCCATTGTGGGGGGCGTTATTGCGGGCATGGGGGTTGGTGTAGTTCCGGCATCGGTTCTTGAATTGTGCCGCACCAACGGCATGCTTTCCGTGCATACGCTCGAACATCCACTGTGCGATGCCGTAACCGAGCTTGTGTGGCGTAAGGGTATGGCCTCGGCCAACGTGGCGGCGGTCTGTCGTTGCCTCACAAGATGTGAGCAAAAAACGGCTGCCATTTCCGCAGGATAG
- a CDS encoding CidA/LrgA family protein, with protein sequence MRATWKLLWQTAILTGIFWGCDQLTRLTGIPIPGNVLGIIVLFFLLLTGIVKESHISMAAEFLLKHLVFFFVPIAVGLMQWGSVFYDYGWVLAAAIVGSTALPLVIVGFMARALRRATPEKKEEKAPCRS encoded by the coding sequence ATGCGCGCAACATGGAAACTGCTTTGGCAGACCGCAATTCTGACAGGCATATTCTGGGGATGCGATCAGCTTACACGGCTGACAGGCATTCCCATCCCCGGCAACGTGCTGGGCATAATCGTACTGTTTTTTCTGCTGCTCACCGGCATTGTAAAAGAAAGCCACATCAGCATGGCGGCAGAATTTCTACTGAAGCATCTCGTGTTCTTTTTTGTGCCCATTGCGGTAGGGCTGATGCAATGGGGGAGCGTTTTTTATGATTACGGATGGGTGCTTGCGGCTGCCATTGTGGGCAGTACAGCCCTGCCGCTGGTGATTGTGGGCTTTATGGCCCGGGCCCTGCGCCGCGCTACGCCTGAAAAGAAAGAGGAAAAAGCACCATGCAGATCATAA
- a CDS encoding LrgB family protein, with protein sequence MQIINIFLCTAGTVLAYALVRSLYMRFKHPLINIVAGSAAIVIAVLVLCDVPYETYEPARQVMTLLIGPATVSLALPLYRYRHLLLRNALPILASVCAGAFAAMLSAGVIAKLGGLPEDVVISILPKGVSIPFAVEVASMYGGIPSLTAAFVVATGTLGSLLGLWGLNVIRIKDPFARGLTMGTISHAQGTAVALQEGQEQGAMGGLAMILAGILTAALAPVAVWIVQRLPLM encoded by the coding sequence ATGCAGATCATAAACATTTTTTTGTGCACAGCGGGCACCGTGCTGGCATATGCGCTGGTGCGCAGCCTGTACATGCGTTTCAAGCATCCACTCATCAATATCGTGGCTGGCAGCGCCGCCATAGTCATTGCAGTGCTGGTGCTGTGCGATGTTCCCTATGAAACCTATGAGCCAGCCCGACAGGTCATGACCTTGCTTATTGGCCCGGCAACGGTCAGCCTTGCGCTGCCCTTGTACCGTTATCGACACCTGTTGTTGCGCAATGCCTTGCCCATTCTTGCAAGCGTGTGCGCGGGGGCCTTTGCAGCCATGCTCTCTGCCGGGGTTATTGCCAAACTGGGCGGTCTGCCGGAAGACGTGGTAATTTCCATCCTTCCCAAGGGCGTTTCCATCCCCTTTGCCGTGGAGGTGGCCTCCATGTATGGCGGCATTCCGTCCCTGACTGCGGCCTTTGTGGTGGCTACCGGTACGCTTGGCTCCCTTTTGGGATTGTGGGGGCTGAACGTCATCCGCATCAAGGATCCCTTTGCGCGGGGGCTGACCATGGGCACAATTTCGCATGCTCAGGGAACAGCTGTTGCCTTGCAGGAAGGGCAGGAACAGGGAGCAATGGGCGGCCTGGCCATGATTCTGGCAGGTATTCTTACTGCGGCTCTGGCACCTGTGGCAGTCTGGATAGTGCAGCGGCTGCCGCTGATGTAG